Proteins from a genomic interval of Equus quagga isolate Etosha38 chromosome 13, UCLA_HA_Equagga_1.0, whole genome shotgun sequence:
- the KIRREL2 gene encoding kin of IRRE-like protein 2 isoform X1: MLVPALLLLFLCLRGRAGGLPHFLQQPDDLVVLLGDEARLSCALGAYRGLVQWTKDGLALGGERDLPGWSRYWISGNAASGQHDLHIKPVELEDQASYECQATQAGLRSRPAQLHVLVPPEAPQVLGGPSVSLVAGVPANLTCRSHGDAHPTPELLWFRDGVRLDGTTFHQTLLKEGTTGSVESILFLTPSSRDDGATLVCRARSQALPAGKDTAITLSLQYPPLVTLSAEPQTVQEGEKVTFLCQATAQPPVTGYRWAKGGSPVLGARGPMLEVVADASFLTAPVSCEVSNAVGSANRSTALDVQFGPILQAKPEPLSVDAGEDAFFSCAWRGNPLPRVTWTRRGGTQVLGFGPTLRLPSVGPEDAGDYVCRAEPGLSGRGGGAAEARLTVNAPPIVTALQSAPASLRGPARLQCLVFASPAPEAVVWSWDEGFLAAGSRGRFLVETFPAPEGRGGQGPGLISVLHISGTQESDFSRGFNCSARNRLGEGGTRVSLGRRDLLPTVQIVAGVAAAALTLLMVITGVALCCWRHGKASFSKQKNLVRIPGSSDGSSSRGAEEETGSGGDRGPIVHTDHSDLVLDEEGTLESKDPTNGYYKVRGVSVSLSLGEAPGGGLFLPPPSPLGPPGTPTFYDFNPHLGVVPPCRLYRARAGYLTTPHPRAFTSYIKPTSFGPPDLAPGTPPFPYAAFPTPSHPRLQTHV; encoded by the exons ATGCTGGtccccgccctcctcctcctctttctctgcctcagaggGCGTGCAG GCGGATTGCCCCACTTCCTGCAGCAGCCCGACGACCTGGTGGTACTGCTGGGGGACGAGGCCCGGCTGTCCTGTGCCCTGGGCGCATACCGGGGGCTGGTTCAGTGGACTAAGGATGGGCTGGCTCTAGGGGGCGAAAGGGACCTGCCAG GATGGTCCCGGTACTGGATATCAGGGAACGCAGCCAGTGGTCAGCACGACCTTCACATTAAGCCCGTGGAGCTAGAGGATCAAGCATCGTACGAATGTCAGGCTACACAAGCAGGCCTCCGCTCTCGACCAGCCCAACTGCATGTCCTGG TGCCCCCAGAAGCCCCCCAGGTGCTGGGTGGCCCGTCCGTGTCTCTGGTTGCTGGGGTTCCTGCAAATCTGACTTGTCGGAGCCATGGGgatgcccaccccacccctgagCTGCTGTGGTTCCGAGATGGGGTCCGGCTGGATGGGACCACCTTCCACCAG ACCCTGCTGAAGGAAGGAACCACTGGATCGGTAGAGAGCATCTTATTCCTGACCCCTTCCAGCCGTGATGATGGAGCCACCTTGGTCTGCCGGGCCCggagccaggccctgcctgcagGGAAGGACACAGCTATCACACTGAGCCTGCAGT ACCCCCCACTGGTGACTCTGTCTGCAGAACCACAGACTGTGCAAGAGGGAGAGAAGGTCACTTTCCTATGCCAGGCCACGGCCCAACCTCCTGTCACTGGCTATAG GTGGGCAAAGGGGGGCTCCCCGGTGCTCGGGGCCCGCGGGCCAATGTTGGAGGTCGTGGCGGACGCCTCTTTTCTGACCGCACCGGTGTCCTGCGAGGTCAGCAACGCCGTGGGTAGCGCCAACCGCAGCACCGCGCTGGATGTGCAGT TCGGGCCAATTCTGCAGGCCAAGCCGGAGCCCCTGTCGGTAGACGCGGGGGAAGACGCCTTCTTCAGCTGTGCCTGGCGCGGGAACCCGCTCCCACGGGTAACCTGGACCCGCCGCGGGGGCACGCAG GTGCTGGGCTTCGGGCCCACGCTGCGTCTTCCGTCAGTGGGGCCCGAGGATGCAGGAGACTACGTGTGCAGGGCTGAGCCGGGGCTCTCGGGCCGGGGGGGTGGCGCTGCGGAGGCTAGGCTGACTGTGAACG CTCCCCCGATAGTGACCGCCCTGCAGTCTGCTCCCGCCTCCCTGAGGGGCCCCGCCCGCCTCCAGTGTCTAGTCTTCGCCTCCCCCGCCCCAGAGGCCGTG GTCTGGTCTTGGGATGAGGGCTTCCTGGCAGCGGGGTCGCGAGGTCGGTTCCTGGTGGAGACGTTCCCAGCTCCGGAAGGCCGCGGGGGACAAGGTCCGGGTCTGATCTCTGTGCTACACATTTCTGGAACCCAGGAGTCCGACTTTAGCCGGGGTTTCAACTGCAGTGCCCGGAACCGGTTGGGCGAGGGAGGCACCCGGGTCAGCCTGGGCCGTCGAG ACTTGCTGCCCACTGTGCAGATCGTCGCTGGAGTGGCTGCTGCAGCCTTGACTCTCCTTATGGTCATCACTGGGGTGGCCCTCTGCTGCTGGCGCCACGGCAAGG CCTCTTTCTCCAAGCAAAAGAACCTGGTGCGAATCCCAGGCAGCAGCGATGGCTCCAGTTCGAGGGGCGCCGAGGAGGAGACAGGCAGCGGCGGGGACCGG GGCCCCATCGTGCACACGGACCACAGTGACCTGGTTCTGGACGAGGAGGGAACTCTGGAGAGCAAG GACCCAACCAACGGTTACTACAAGGTCCGAGGAGTCAGTGTGAGCCTGAGCCTTGGTGAAGCCCCTGGAGGAGGCCTCTTCCTGCCACCCCCCTCTCCCCTTGGACCTCCAGGGACCCCTACCTTCTATGACTTCAACCCGCACCTGGGCGTGGTCCCTCCCTGCAGACTGTATAGAGCCAGGGCAGGTTATCTCACCACACCCCATCCACGAGCTTTCACCAGCTACATCAAGCCCACATCCTTTGGACCCCCAGATCTAGCCCCTGGGACTCCCCCCTTCCCATATGCTGCCTTCCCCACACCCAGCCACCCACGTCTCCAGACTCATGTGTGA
- the KIRREL2 gene encoding kin of IRRE-like protein 2 isoform X3 yields the protein MLVPALLLLFLCLRGRAGGLPHFLQQPDDLVVLLGDEARLSCALGAYRGLVQWTKDGLALGGERDLPGWSRYWISGNAASGQHDLHIKPVELEDQASYECQATQAGLRSRPAQLHVLVPPEAPQVLGGPSVSLVAGVPANLTCRSHGDAHPTPELLWFRDGVRLDGTTFHQTLLKEGTTGSVESILFLTPSSRDDGATLVCRARSQALPAGKDTAITLSLQYPPLVTLSAEPQTVQEGEKVTFLCQATAQPPVTGYRWAKGGSPVLGARGPMLEVVADASFLTAPVSCEVSNAVGSANRSTALDVQFGPILQAKPEPLSVDAGEDAFFSCAWRGNPLPRVTWTRRGGTQVLGFGPTLRLPSVGPEDAGDYVCRAEPGLSGRGGGAAEARLTVNAPPIVTALQSAPASLRGPARLQCLVFASPAPEAVVWSWDEGFLAAGSRGRFLVETFPAPEGRGGQGPGLISVLHISGTQESDFSRGFNCSARNRLGEGGTRVSLGRRASFSKQKNLVRIPGSSDGSSSRGAEEETGSGGDRGPIVHTDHSDLVLDEEGTLESKDPTNGYYKVRGVSVSLSLGEAPGGGLFLPPPSPLGPPGTPTFYDFNPHLGVVPPCRLYRARAGYLTTPHPRAFTSYIKPTSFGPPDLAPGTPPFPYAAFPTPSHPRLQTHV from the exons ATGCTGGtccccgccctcctcctcctctttctctgcctcagaggGCGTGCAG GCGGATTGCCCCACTTCCTGCAGCAGCCCGACGACCTGGTGGTACTGCTGGGGGACGAGGCCCGGCTGTCCTGTGCCCTGGGCGCATACCGGGGGCTGGTTCAGTGGACTAAGGATGGGCTGGCTCTAGGGGGCGAAAGGGACCTGCCAG GATGGTCCCGGTACTGGATATCAGGGAACGCAGCCAGTGGTCAGCACGACCTTCACATTAAGCCCGTGGAGCTAGAGGATCAAGCATCGTACGAATGTCAGGCTACACAAGCAGGCCTCCGCTCTCGACCAGCCCAACTGCATGTCCTGG TGCCCCCAGAAGCCCCCCAGGTGCTGGGTGGCCCGTCCGTGTCTCTGGTTGCTGGGGTTCCTGCAAATCTGACTTGTCGGAGCCATGGGgatgcccaccccacccctgagCTGCTGTGGTTCCGAGATGGGGTCCGGCTGGATGGGACCACCTTCCACCAG ACCCTGCTGAAGGAAGGAACCACTGGATCGGTAGAGAGCATCTTATTCCTGACCCCTTCCAGCCGTGATGATGGAGCCACCTTGGTCTGCCGGGCCCggagccaggccctgcctgcagGGAAGGACACAGCTATCACACTGAGCCTGCAGT ACCCCCCACTGGTGACTCTGTCTGCAGAACCACAGACTGTGCAAGAGGGAGAGAAGGTCACTTTCCTATGCCAGGCCACGGCCCAACCTCCTGTCACTGGCTATAG GTGGGCAAAGGGGGGCTCCCCGGTGCTCGGGGCCCGCGGGCCAATGTTGGAGGTCGTGGCGGACGCCTCTTTTCTGACCGCACCGGTGTCCTGCGAGGTCAGCAACGCCGTGGGTAGCGCCAACCGCAGCACCGCGCTGGATGTGCAGT TCGGGCCAATTCTGCAGGCCAAGCCGGAGCCCCTGTCGGTAGACGCGGGGGAAGACGCCTTCTTCAGCTGTGCCTGGCGCGGGAACCCGCTCCCACGGGTAACCTGGACCCGCCGCGGGGGCACGCAG GTGCTGGGCTTCGGGCCCACGCTGCGTCTTCCGTCAGTGGGGCCCGAGGATGCAGGAGACTACGTGTGCAGGGCTGAGCCGGGGCTCTCGGGCCGGGGGGGTGGCGCTGCGGAGGCTAGGCTGACTGTGAACG CTCCCCCGATAGTGACCGCCCTGCAGTCTGCTCCCGCCTCCCTGAGGGGCCCCGCCCGCCTCCAGTGTCTAGTCTTCGCCTCCCCCGCCCCAGAGGCCGTG GTCTGGTCTTGGGATGAGGGCTTCCTGGCAGCGGGGTCGCGAGGTCGGTTCCTGGTGGAGACGTTCCCAGCTCCGGAAGGCCGCGGGGGACAAGGTCCGGGTCTGATCTCTGTGCTACACATTTCTGGAACCCAGGAGTCCGACTTTAGCCGGGGTTTCAACTGCAGTGCCCGGAACCGGTTGGGCGAGGGAGGCACCCGGGTCAGCCTGGGCCGTCGAG CCTCTTTCTCCAAGCAAAAGAACCTGGTGCGAATCCCAGGCAGCAGCGATGGCTCCAGTTCGAGGGGCGCCGAGGAGGAGACAGGCAGCGGCGGGGACCGG GGCCCCATCGTGCACACGGACCACAGTGACCTGGTTCTGGACGAGGAGGGAACTCTGGAGAGCAAG GACCCAACCAACGGTTACTACAAGGTCCGAGGAGTCAGTGTGAGCCTGAGCCTTGGTGAAGCCCCTGGAGGAGGCCTCTTCCTGCCACCCCCCTCTCCCCTTGGACCTCCAGGGACCCCTACCTTCTATGACTTCAACCCGCACCTGGGCGTGGTCCCTCCCTGCAGACTGTATAGAGCCAGGGCAGGTTATCTCACCACACCCCATCCACGAGCTTTCACCAGCTACATCAAGCCCACATCCTTTGGACCCCCAGATCTAGCCCCTGGGACTCCCCCCTTCCCATATGCTGCCTTCCCCACACCCAGCCACCCACGTCTCCAGACTCATGTGTGA
- the KIRREL2 gene encoding kin of IRRE-like protein 2 isoform X4 — MLVPALLLLFLCLRGRAGGLPHFLQQPDDLVVLLGDEARLSCALGAYRGLVQWTKDGLALGGERDLPGWSRYWISGNAASGQHDLHIKPVELEDQASYECQATQAGLRSRPAQLHVLVPPEAPQVLGGPSVSLVAGVPANLTCRSHGDAHPTPELLWFRDGVRLDGTTFHQTLLKEGTTGSVESILFLTPSSRDDGATLVCRARSQALPAGKDTAITLSLQYPPLVTLSAEPQTVQEGEKVTFLCQATAQPPVTGYRWAKGGSPVLGARGPMLEVVADASFLTAPVSCEVSNAVGSANRSTALDVQFGPILQAKPEPLSVDAGEDAFFSCAWRGNPLPRVTWTRRGGTQVWSWDEGFLAAGSRGRFLVETFPAPEGRGGQGPGLISVLHISGTQESDFSRGFNCSARNRLGEGGTRVSLGRRDLLPTVQIVAGVAAAALTLLMVITGVALCCWRHGKASFSKQKNLVRIPGSSDGSSSRGAEEETGSGGDRGPIVHTDHSDLVLDEEGTLESKDPTNGYYKVRGVSVSLSLGEAPGGGLFLPPPSPLGPPGTPTFYDFNPHLGVVPPCRLYRARAGYLTTPHPRAFTSYIKPTSFGPPDLAPGTPPFPYAAFPTPSHPRLQTHV; from the exons ATGCTGGtccccgccctcctcctcctctttctctgcctcagaggGCGTGCAG GCGGATTGCCCCACTTCCTGCAGCAGCCCGACGACCTGGTGGTACTGCTGGGGGACGAGGCCCGGCTGTCCTGTGCCCTGGGCGCATACCGGGGGCTGGTTCAGTGGACTAAGGATGGGCTGGCTCTAGGGGGCGAAAGGGACCTGCCAG GATGGTCCCGGTACTGGATATCAGGGAACGCAGCCAGTGGTCAGCACGACCTTCACATTAAGCCCGTGGAGCTAGAGGATCAAGCATCGTACGAATGTCAGGCTACACAAGCAGGCCTCCGCTCTCGACCAGCCCAACTGCATGTCCTGG TGCCCCCAGAAGCCCCCCAGGTGCTGGGTGGCCCGTCCGTGTCTCTGGTTGCTGGGGTTCCTGCAAATCTGACTTGTCGGAGCCATGGGgatgcccaccccacccctgagCTGCTGTGGTTCCGAGATGGGGTCCGGCTGGATGGGACCACCTTCCACCAG ACCCTGCTGAAGGAAGGAACCACTGGATCGGTAGAGAGCATCTTATTCCTGACCCCTTCCAGCCGTGATGATGGAGCCACCTTGGTCTGCCGGGCCCggagccaggccctgcctgcagGGAAGGACACAGCTATCACACTGAGCCTGCAGT ACCCCCCACTGGTGACTCTGTCTGCAGAACCACAGACTGTGCAAGAGGGAGAGAAGGTCACTTTCCTATGCCAGGCCACGGCCCAACCTCCTGTCACTGGCTATAG GTGGGCAAAGGGGGGCTCCCCGGTGCTCGGGGCCCGCGGGCCAATGTTGGAGGTCGTGGCGGACGCCTCTTTTCTGACCGCACCGGTGTCCTGCGAGGTCAGCAACGCCGTGGGTAGCGCCAACCGCAGCACCGCGCTGGATGTGCAGT TCGGGCCAATTCTGCAGGCCAAGCCGGAGCCCCTGTCGGTAGACGCGGGGGAAGACGCCTTCTTCAGCTGTGCCTGGCGCGGGAACCCGCTCCCACGGGTAACCTGGACCCGCCGCGGGGGCACGCAG GTCTGGTCTTGGGATGAGGGCTTCCTGGCAGCGGGGTCGCGAGGTCGGTTCCTGGTGGAGACGTTCCCAGCTCCGGAAGGCCGCGGGGGACAAGGTCCGGGTCTGATCTCTGTGCTACACATTTCTGGAACCCAGGAGTCCGACTTTAGCCGGGGTTTCAACTGCAGTGCCCGGAACCGGTTGGGCGAGGGAGGCACCCGGGTCAGCCTGGGCCGTCGAG ACTTGCTGCCCACTGTGCAGATCGTCGCTGGAGTGGCTGCTGCAGCCTTGACTCTCCTTATGGTCATCACTGGGGTGGCCCTCTGCTGCTGGCGCCACGGCAAGG CCTCTTTCTCCAAGCAAAAGAACCTGGTGCGAATCCCAGGCAGCAGCGATGGCTCCAGTTCGAGGGGCGCCGAGGAGGAGACAGGCAGCGGCGGGGACCGG GGCCCCATCGTGCACACGGACCACAGTGACCTGGTTCTGGACGAGGAGGGAACTCTGGAGAGCAAG GACCCAACCAACGGTTACTACAAGGTCCGAGGAGTCAGTGTGAGCCTGAGCCTTGGTGAAGCCCCTGGAGGAGGCCTCTTCCTGCCACCCCCCTCTCCCCTTGGACCTCCAGGGACCCCTACCTTCTATGACTTCAACCCGCACCTGGGCGTGGTCCCTCCCTGCAGACTGTATAGAGCCAGGGCAGGTTATCTCACCACACCCCATCCACGAGCTTTCACCAGCTACATCAAGCCCACATCCTTTGGACCCCCAGATCTAGCCCCTGGGACTCCCCCCTTCCCATATGCTGCCTTCCCCACACCCAGCCACCCACGTCTCCAGACTCATGTGTGA
- the KIRREL2 gene encoding kin of IRRE-like protein 2 isoform X2, translating to MLVPALLLLFLCLRGRAGGLPHFLQQPDDLVVLLGDEARLSCALGAYRGLVQWTKDGLALGGERDLPGWSRYWISGNAASGQHDLHIKPVELEDQASYECQATQAGLRSRPAQLHVLVPPEAPQVLGGPSVSLVAGVPANLTCRSHGDAHPTPELLWFRDGVRLDGTTFHQTLLKEGTTGSVESILFLTPSSRDDGATLVCRARSQALPAGKDTAITLSLQYPPLVTLSAEPQTVQEGEKVTFLCQATAQPPVTGYRWAKGGSPVLGARGPMLEVVADASFLTAPVSCEVSNAVGSANRSTALDVQFGPILQAKPEPLSVDAGEDAFFSCAWRGNPLPRVTWTRRGGTQVLGFGPTLRLPSVGPEDAGDYVCRAEPGLSGRGGGAAEARLTVNAPPIVTALQSAPASLRGPARLQCLVFASPAPEAVVWSWDEGFLAAGSRGRFLVETFPAPEGRGGQGPGLISVLHISGTQESDFSRGFNCSARNRLGEGGTRVSLGRRDLLPTVQIVAGVAAAALTLLMVITGVALCCWRHASFSKQKNLVRIPGSSDGSSSRGAEEETGSGGDRGPIVHTDHSDLVLDEEGTLESKDPTNGYYKVRGVSVSLSLGEAPGGGLFLPPPSPLGPPGTPTFYDFNPHLGVVPPCRLYRARAGYLTTPHPRAFTSYIKPTSFGPPDLAPGTPPFPYAAFPTPSHPRLQTHV from the exons ATGCTGGtccccgccctcctcctcctctttctctgcctcagaggGCGTGCAG GCGGATTGCCCCACTTCCTGCAGCAGCCCGACGACCTGGTGGTACTGCTGGGGGACGAGGCCCGGCTGTCCTGTGCCCTGGGCGCATACCGGGGGCTGGTTCAGTGGACTAAGGATGGGCTGGCTCTAGGGGGCGAAAGGGACCTGCCAG GATGGTCCCGGTACTGGATATCAGGGAACGCAGCCAGTGGTCAGCACGACCTTCACATTAAGCCCGTGGAGCTAGAGGATCAAGCATCGTACGAATGTCAGGCTACACAAGCAGGCCTCCGCTCTCGACCAGCCCAACTGCATGTCCTGG TGCCCCCAGAAGCCCCCCAGGTGCTGGGTGGCCCGTCCGTGTCTCTGGTTGCTGGGGTTCCTGCAAATCTGACTTGTCGGAGCCATGGGgatgcccaccccacccctgagCTGCTGTGGTTCCGAGATGGGGTCCGGCTGGATGGGACCACCTTCCACCAG ACCCTGCTGAAGGAAGGAACCACTGGATCGGTAGAGAGCATCTTATTCCTGACCCCTTCCAGCCGTGATGATGGAGCCACCTTGGTCTGCCGGGCCCggagccaggccctgcctgcagGGAAGGACACAGCTATCACACTGAGCCTGCAGT ACCCCCCACTGGTGACTCTGTCTGCAGAACCACAGACTGTGCAAGAGGGAGAGAAGGTCACTTTCCTATGCCAGGCCACGGCCCAACCTCCTGTCACTGGCTATAG GTGGGCAAAGGGGGGCTCCCCGGTGCTCGGGGCCCGCGGGCCAATGTTGGAGGTCGTGGCGGACGCCTCTTTTCTGACCGCACCGGTGTCCTGCGAGGTCAGCAACGCCGTGGGTAGCGCCAACCGCAGCACCGCGCTGGATGTGCAGT TCGGGCCAATTCTGCAGGCCAAGCCGGAGCCCCTGTCGGTAGACGCGGGGGAAGACGCCTTCTTCAGCTGTGCCTGGCGCGGGAACCCGCTCCCACGGGTAACCTGGACCCGCCGCGGGGGCACGCAG GTGCTGGGCTTCGGGCCCACGCTGCGTCTTCCGTCAGTGGGGCCCGAGGATGCAGGAGACTACGTGTGCAGGGCTGAGCCGGGGCTCTCGGGCCGGGGGGGTGGCGCTGCGGAGGCTAGGCTGACTGTGAACG CTCCCCCGATAGTGACCGCCCTGCAGTCTGCTCCCGCCTCCCTGAGGGGCCCCGCCCGCCTCCAGTGTCTAGTCTTCGCCTCCCCCGCCCCAGAGGCCGTG GTCTGGTCTTGGGATGAGGGCTTCCTGGCAGCGGGGTCGCGAGGTCGGTTCCTGGTGGAGACGTTCCCAGCTCCGGAAGGCCGCGGGGGACAAGGTCCGGGTCTGATCTCTGTGCTACACATTTCTGGAACCCAGGAGTCCGACTTTAGCCGGGGTTTCAACTGCAGTGCCCGGAACCGGTTGGGCGAGGGAGGCACCCGGGTCAGCCTGGGCCGTCGAG ACTTGCTGCCCACTGTGCAGATCGTCGCTGGAGTGGCTGCTGCAGCCTTGACTCTCCTTATGGTCATCACTGGGGTGGCCCTCTGCTGCTGGCGCCACG CCTCTTTCTCCAAGCAAAAGAACCTGGTGCGAATCCCAGGCAGCAGCGATGGCTCCAGTTCGAGGGGCGCCGAGGAGGAGACAGGCAGCGGCGGGGACCGG GGCCCCATCGTGCACACGGACCACAGTGACCTGGTTCTGGACGAGGAGGGAACTCTGGAGAGCAAG GACCCAACCAACGGTTACTACAAGGTCCGAGGAGTCAGTGTGAGCCTGAGCCTTGGTGAAGCCCCTGGAGGAGGCCTCTTCCTGCCACCCCCCTCTCCCCTTGGACCTCCAGGGACCCCTACCTTCTATGACTTCAACCCGCACCTGGGCGTGGTCCCTCCCTGCAGACTGTATAGAGCCAGGGCAGGTTATCTCACCACACCCCATCCACGAGCTTTCACCAGCTACATCAAGCCCACATCCTTTGGACCCCCAGATCTAGCCCCTGGGACTCCCCCCTTCCCATATGCTGCCTTCCCCACACCCAGCCACCCACGTCTCCAGACTCATGTGTGA